A single genomic interval of Agarivorans aestuarii harbors:
- the dnaE gene encoding DNA polymerase III subunit alpha, whose translation MSESALTPSPSFIHLRVHSDFSMMDGLKKVKPIVAKAAELNMPAIALTDQTNFCGLVKFYGEAHNQGIKPIVGCDFYVQSEELGDTQFRLTLLASNNQGYQNLTMLISRAYLRGQLQGKPVIDKQWLSEHAEGLIVLSGARQGDVGIALLKGNHKLVESSLAFYQQHFPNNYFLELIRTGRPDEENYLHMAVALAAEQQLPVVATNEVVFLEPDQFQPHEVRVAIHDGFAIEDSRRPKKYSPQQYLRSEQEMLELFADIPEALQNSVEIAKRCNVTVRLGEYFLPDFPTDGLPIEEFFCKVSWDGLEERLEFLFPDPEERAKRRPEYDERLQIELDVINQMGFPGYFLIVMEFIQWSKDNNIPVGPGRGSGAGSLVAYAQKITDLDPLEYDLLFERFLNPERVSMPDFDVDFCMDRRDEVIDHVAELYGRDAVSQIITFGTMAAKAVVRDVGRVLGHPFGFVDRISKLIPPDPGMTLEKAFEAEPRLPELYNGDQEVRELIDMARVLEGVTRNAGKHAGGVVISPTTITDFAPLYCDAEGKNPVTQFDKNDVEYAGLVKFDFLGLRTLTIIQWALDMLNPVLEAKGEQPIDIAAISTTDQKSFRLLQDCKTTAVFQLESRGMKDLIKRLKPDCFEDMIALVALFRPGPLQSGMVDNFIERKHGREAISYPDETWQHDSLQPILEPTYGIILYQEQVMQIAQVLAGYTLGGADMLRRAMGKKKPEEMAKQRAVFEEGSIKNGVDGELSMKIFDLVEKFAGYGFNKSHSAAYALVSYQTLWMKTHYPAYFMAAVMSADMDNTDKIVTLVDECNNMGLKLVPPDVNTGLFKFSVNADEEIVYGIGAIKGVGEGPIDAILEARQSGPFIDLFDFCCRLDLKKINKRVIEKLIMAGAMDKLGPHRAAMMVTLPTALQAASQHAKASARGQEDLFGIIAEEEDERPEFIDEPVWTEKVWLEGEKETLGLYLTGHPVNRYLKEFRQYTTGRLVDIRPTGRGTTSTVAGLVLSTRVMLTKRGSKMGIIQLDDRSARLDVMFFSEAFDTYQELLEKDRMLVIQGEVSVDDFSGGIKMTAREVMDLSMARERWMKKLRLRMSRDQLDELFWQRFYEVLEPYRAGTCPIAISYEGDNASGMLSLGTDWRITPSEDLIEALTQLLGQQQVTLEFN comes from the coding sequence TTGTCTGAGTCAGCACTTACACCGAGTCCATCTTTTATTCATCTTCGGGTCCATTCAGACTTCTCGATGATGGACGGCCTTAAAAAAGTTAAACCGATTGTAGCCAAAGCTGCCGAGCTCAACATGCCCGCCATTGCCTTAACCGACCAAACCAACTTTTGTGGCTTGGTGAAGTTTTACGGTGAAGCTCATAATCAGGGTATAAAGCCAATTGTGGGCTGTGATTTTTATGTGCAGTCTGAAGAACTGGGAGATACTCAGTTTAGATTAACTCTACTGGCTAGTAATAATCAGGGCTATCAAAACTTAACCATGCTTATTTCTCGCGCTTATCTTAGAGGGCAATTGCAAGGCAAGCCGGTGATTGATAAGCAATGGCTAAGCGAGCACGCCGAAGGGCTTATTGTTCTATCGGGGGCGCGTCAAGGTGATGTAGGCATAGCGCTGCTTAAGGGAAACCATAAGCTGGTTGAGAGCAGTTTAGCTTTCTATCAGCAGCACTTTCCAAATAACTATTTCTTAGAACTGATTCGCACTGGTCGCCCCGATGAAGAAAACTACCTGCATATGGCGGTAGCGTTGGCTGCTGAGCAGCAACTGCCGGTAGTTGCTACCAATGAAGTGGTCTTTCTGGAGCCCGATCAGTTCCAACCTCACGAAGTGAGAGTGGCGATTCATGATGGTTTTGCTATTGAAGATAGTCGCCGACCGAAAAAATATAGTCCCCAACAATATTTGCGCAGTGAGCAAGAAATGCTGGAACTGTTTGCCGACATTCCAGAAGCTCTACAAAACTCCGTCGAGATTGCTAAACGTTGCAACGTAACAGTGCGTTTAGGTGAATACTTTTTGCCTGACTTTCCTACCGATGGCCTGCCCATTGAAGAGTTCTTCTGTAAAGTATCTTGGGATGGTTTAGAAGAGCGCTTAGAGTTTCTATTCCCCGATCCGGAAGAGCGTGCGAAGCGACGCCCAGAATACGATGAACGTTTGCAAATTGAACTGGACGTAATTAACCAAATGGGCTTCCCTGGTTACTTCCTTATCGTGATGGAGTTCATCCAGTGGAGTAAGGACAATAATATCCCAGTTGGACCTGGCCGGGGCTCAGGTGCAGGATCCTTAGTTGCTTATGCGCAAAAGATTACTGATCTAGATCCTCTTGAGTATGATTTACTCTTCGAGCGATTTTTGAACCCAGAGCGGGTATCAATGCCTGACTTCGATGTCGATTTTTGTATGGACCGTCGTGATGAGGTTATCGACCACGTAGCCGAGCTCTACGGCCGTGATGCGGTATCGCAGATTATTACCTTTGGTACCATGGCAGCTAAGGCTGTGGTGCGCGATGTGGGCCGTGTGCTTGGTCATCCTTTTGGTTTTGTTGACCGTATTTCAAAGCTAATTCCGCCAGACCCTGGTATGACCTTGGAAAAAGCCTTCGAAGCGGAGCCACGTTTACCAGAATTGTATAACGGTGACCAAGAAGTTCGCGAGTTGATAGACATGGCTCGGGTACTCGAAGGCGTTACCCGTAACGCCGGTAAACACGCCGGTGGTGTTGTTATTTCGCCCACTACCATTACAGACTTTGCACCGCTATATTGTGATGCAGAGGGTAAAAACCCGGTTACTCAGTTTGATAAAAATGATGTTGAATATGCCGGCTTAGTTAAGTTTGACTTCTTAGGCCTGCGTACTCTTACCATCATTCAATGGGCCTTGGATATGCTTAACCCCGTGCTAGAAGCCAAGGGTGAGCAGCCGATCGATATTGCGGCAATTTCTACCACTGACCAAAAATCATTTAGACTATTGCAAGACTGCAAAACTACCGCGGTATTCCAGTTGGAATCTCGCGGTATGAAAGACTTGATCAAGCGCCTTAAGCCTGACTGTTTTGAGGATATGATTGCACTTGTAGCTCTGTTCAGACCGGGTCCGCTGCAATCAGGCATGGTAGATAACTTTATCGAGCGTAAACATGGTCGAGAAGCAATTTCTTACCCTGATGAAACTTGGCAACACGACAGCTTGCAACCTATTTTAGAGCCAACCTACGGTATTATTCTTTACCAAGAACAGGTAATGCAGATTGCTCAGGTTCTAGCTGGTTATACCCTGGGTGGCGCTGACATGTTACGCCGGGCTATGGGTAAGAAAAAGCCTGAAGAAATGGCCAAGCAGCGGGCGGTATTTGAAGAAGGCTCAATTAAGAACGGAGTGGATGGCGAACTGTCCATGAAGATCTTTGACTTGGTAGAAAAGTTCGCTGGCTATGGTTTTAACAAGTCGCACTCAGCTGCTTATGCCTTAGTTTCTTACCAAACGCTCTGGATGAAGACGCATTACCCTGCTTACTTTATGGCAGCGGTTATGTCGGCGGATATGGATAACACCGACAAAATTGTTACATTGGTAGATGAATGTAACAACATGGGGTTAAAGCTGGTACCGCCTGATGTAAACACTGGTTTGTTCAAGTTCTCGGTTAACGCCGACGAGGAAATTGTTTATGGTATTGGCGCGATTAAAGGTGTTGGTGAAGGGCCTATTGATGCCATTTTAGAGGCCCGACAAAGTGGCCCATTCATCGACCTATTTGATTTTTGTTGTCGCTTAGACCTTAAAAAAATCAATAAAAGGGTGATAGAAAAGCTGATCATGGCTGGTGCCATGGACAAGCTAGGTCCGCACCGCGCCGCAATGATGGTGACTTTGCCAACAGCTTTGCAAGCCGCTTCACAACACGCAAAAGCTTCTGCTCGCGGTCAAGAAGACTTATTTGGCATTATTGCCGAAGAAGAGGATGAGCGCCCAGAATTTATTGATGAACCGGTTTGGACAGAAAAAGTCTGGTTAGAAGGGGAAAAAGAAACCCTTGGTTTATACCTCACTGGTCACCCGGTTAACCGCTACTTAAAAGAGTTTCGCCAATACACTACTGGCCGCTTGGTGGACATTCGTCCTACCGGCCGCGGTACCACTTCAACGGTAGCAGGCTTAGTACTTTCTACACGAGTAATGCTTACTAAGCGAGGCTCTAAAATGGGCATCATTCAACTAGATGATCGTAGTGCCCGTTTAGATGTAATGTTCTTTAGTGAAGCCTTCGATACCTACCAAGAATTATTAGAAAAAGATCGCATGTTGGTGATTCAAGGAGAGGTCAGCGTTGATGATTTCTCCGGAGGCATTAAAATGACTGCTCGTGAAGTCATGGATTTGTCGATGGCCCGTGAGCGTTGGATGAAAAAACTGCGGTTACGGATGTCTCGTGACCAGCTAGATGAATTGTTCTGGCAAAGATTTTATGAAGTGTTAGAGCCTTATCGAGCGGGAACCTGCCCAATAGCAATAAGTTATGAGGGCGATAATGCCAGTGGCATGTTAAGCTTAGGCACCGATTGGCGAATTACGCCGAGTGAAGATTTAATAGAGGCGTTGACCCAACTGCTGGGACAACAGCAAGTCACCCTAGAATTTAATTAA
- the accA gene encoding acetyl-CoA carboxylase carboxyl transferase subunit alpha has translation MNPNFLEFEQPIAELQAQIEELRIVNEESGVDVDLQEEISRLQQKQNDLTQKIFSDLGAWQVAQLARHPNRPYVLDYIEHIFTDFDELAGDRAYANDEAIVGGMARLDGKPVMIIGQQKGRETKEKIRRNFGMPKPEGYRKALRLMEMAERFNMPIITFIDTPGAYPGVGAEERGQSEAIAKNLLVMAGLKVPTICTVIGEGGSGGALAIGVGDRVNMLQYSTYSVISPEGCASILWKSADKAPVAADAMGITSERLKELDLINDIVPEPLGGAHRDVAAMALNLKAKLLSDLESLSALDTDTLLEQRYQRLMSYGYC, from the coding sequence ATGAATCCGAATTTTCTAGAGTTTGAGCAGCCGATTGCTGAGCTGCAAGCGCAAATTGAAGAGTTGCGCATTGTAAATGAAGAATCTGGCGTAGATGTAGATTTACAGGAAGAAATCTCTCGTTTACAACAAAAGCAAAACGATTTAACCCAAAAGATATTCTCAGACTTAGGTGCTTGGCAAGTTGCGCAGTTAGCGCGTCATCCTAATCGCCCTTATGTATTAGATTACATCGAACACATATTCACCGACTTCGATGAGTTAGCCGGTGATAGAGCCTATGCTAATGATGAAGCGATTGTTGGTGGTATGGCACGTTTAGACGGCAAACCAGTAATGATTATTGGTCAGCAAAAAGGTCGTGAAACCAAAGAAAAGATCCGTCGTAACTTTGGCATGCCAAAACCAGAAGGCTACCGTAAAGCGCTGCGCTTGATGGAAATGGCTGAACGTTTCAATATGCCGATCATTACCTTTATTGATACTCCTGGCGCATACCCTGGTGTAGGCGCAGAAGAGCGTGGACAAAGTGAAGCGATTGCTAAAAACCTATTAGTTATGGCTGGCTTAAAAGTACCGACTATTTGTACCGTTATTGGTGAGGGTGGTTCTGGTGGTGCTTTAGCAATTGGCGTGGGTGACCGCGTTAACATGCTGCAATACAGTACTTATTCGGTGATTTCTCCAGAAGGTTGCGCATCGATTTTGTGGAAGAGTGCTGATAAAGCGCCTGTTGCAGCCGATGCTATGGGCATTACTTCAGAGCGCCTAAAGGAACTCGACTTAATCAATGACATCGTACCGGAGCCTCTAGGCGGTGCGCATCGTGATGTAGCAGCTATGGCTCTGAATCTTAAAGCTAAGCTATTGAGTGATTTAGAAAGCCTATCAGCCTTAGACACTGACACCTTGTTAGAGCAGCGCTATCAGCGCTTAATGTCCTACGGATATTGCTAA
- the tilS gene encoding tRNA lysidine(34) synthetase TilS has translation MSLQSRFSHSLVSLPSTTQRIVIALSGGLDSSVLLHLAAQYHRSHRHLELLVVHVNHGLQEQANNWQLSCQQQAEVLGINFVAEEVDVEVSSRTSLEAVAREKRYQALAKYIDANSCLLTGHHADDQFETFMLALKRGSGLQGLAAMPPMRSFATGCLLRPLLSVKRAELESYARQQQLSWIEDPSNQSLDYDRNFLRHKVLPELTERWPQWLASTQRSVQLLQESVELLEELAESDYQSLKREQTLCSENLLLLSAKRQRNVLRYWLKLMGWAYPSQAQLEQILIQTSAQQDAKVAVALAEGECRRYQACLYLVRKAELLESELVSGWNLATTPILTLANGSQLAWQDGGKLLPPSSTQQVCVKFRTHLQQREFNAAGRVGSRSIKKLLQECKLPPWQRNRVPFVFYDEVLVAIADVYIQKDYACPHNKGITLNWLPTC, from the coding sequence TTGTCCCTTCAATCTCGCTTTTCCCACTCCCTAGTTTCACTTCCTTCAACAACTCAACGTATTGTTATTGCTCTTAGTGGCGGCTTAGATTCAAGCGTACTATTGCACTTAGCAGCCCAGTACCATAGATCTCACCGGCACTTAGAGTTGCTAGTTGTGCACGTAAACCATGGCCTGCAAGAGCAAGCAAATAACTGGCAACTTAGCTGCCAGCAGCAAGCTGAGGTACTGGGTATAAACTTTGTGGCTGAGGAGGTTGATGTTGAGGTAAGCTCGCGCACCAGCCTAGAAGCAGTGGCGCGAGAAAAGCGCTATCAAGCCTTAGCCAAGTATATTGATGCCAATAGTTGCCTGCTTACTGGGCACCATGCAGATGACCAGTTTGAAACCTTTATGTTGGCGCTTAAGCGGGGAAGTGGCTTGCAGGGGCTAGCCGCAATGCCGCCTATGCGCAGTTTTGCTACAGGGTGTTTGTTAAGGCCTTTATTATCGGTTAAACGAGCAGAGTTAGAAAGCTATGCTCGTCAGCAACAACTCAGTTGGATAGAAGATCCAAGTAATCAGTCTTTAGATTATGATCGTAACTTCTTGCGACATAAGGTATTACCAGAGCTCACCGAGCGCTGGCCTCAATGGCTAGCATCTACTCAGCGTAGCGTTCAACTCTTGCAAGAGTCTGTAGAGTTGTTGGAAGAGCTGGCTGAGTCTGATTACCAAAGCCTCAAGCGAGAGCAAACACTGTGTAGTGAAAACTTGTTGCTGCTTTCTGCAAAACGCCAACGAAACGTGCTCCGTTACTGGTTAAAGCTTATGGGCTGGGCTTACCCAAGCCAAGCGCAATTAGAGCAAATCCTCATTCAAACCTCTGCACAACAAGATGCCAAAGTAGCCGTTGCACTTGCCGAAGGAGAGTGTCGTCGCTACCAAGCGTGTTTGTATTTAGTGCGAAAAGCTGAATTGCTGGAGTCAGAACTGGTAAGCGGCTGGAACCTCGCCACCACGCCAATATTAACGCTGGCTAACGGTAGTCAGTTAGCTTGGCAAGATGGTGGCAAATTGTTGCCGCCCTCTAGCACTCAGCAGGTTTGTGTTAAATTTAGAACTCATCTACAGCAAAGAGAGTTTAATGCTGCTGGGCGAGTGGGCAGCAGAAGCATTAAAAAGCTATTACAAGAATGCAAGTTACCGCCTTGGCAACGAAACCGAGTGCCCTTTGTGTTTTATGATGAGGTATTAGTAGCGATAGCTGACGTTTATATTCAGAAAGACTATGCATGCCCTCATAACAAGGGCATTACTCTTAACTGGTTGCCGACTTGTTAG
- a CDS encoding GGDEF domain-containing protein, with translation MDSLQLAQNNIVSPRKISHFSNDAKLSAVQKLSILESLQESLQLDELLQNFAAMATNYVEFSAMRLVSDSLQTEVSLFEGQRYYRSFNLNNKSQPLAIITFTRDTPFQRNEIHQLRQLTQLLQAPLKHALQIARLQERVRNDYLTGIGNRAHFDESLHTSIEQQTRQSQQQGGLVLILLDLNKFKQVNDSLGHPVGDQVLISFAKVLESVIRSGDQAFRVGGDEFAMLLRPATEYSAQKVIKRLHAKLEESPLLAQYDISASIGVSEWTPGSNSESLIQSADEQLYANKSATS, from the coding sequence ATGGATTCTCTACAATTAGCGCAGAACAATATTGTAAGCCCAAGAAAAATATCACATTTTTCTAATGACGCTAAACTTAGTGCTGTTCAGAAGCTGAGTATTCTTGAGTCTTTGCAAGAAAGCTTACAGTTAGATGAGTTACTGCAAAACTTTGCCGCTATGGCAACGAATTACGTTGAGTTTTCGGCCATGCGTTTAGTTAGTGATAGCCTGCAAACCGAAGTTAGCCTATTTGAAGGCCAGCGCTACTACCGTAGTTTTAATCTCAACAATAAAAGCCAACCCTTAGCGATTATTACCTTTACCCGCGATACGCCATTTCAGCGTAATGAAATTCATCAACTCCGCCAGCTAACGCAACTGCTGCAGGCTCCATTAAAACATGCCCTGCAGATAGCTCGATTACAAGAGCGGGTGCGTAATGACTACTTAACCGGTATCGGTAATCGTGCCCATTTCGATGAATCTTTACATACGTCTATTGAACAGCAAACCCGTCAAAGCCAGCAACAAGGTGGCTTAGTACTTATTCTGTTAGACTTGAACAAGTTTAAGCAAGTGAATGATTCGCTTGGCCATCCGGTTGGCGACCAAGTATTAATTAGCTTTGCCAAAGTACTCGAGTCGGTAATTAGAAGTGGCGATCAGGCTTTTAGAGTGGGTGGCGATGAGTTCGCTATGTTATTGCGCCCGGCCACCGAGTACTCTGCGCAAAAAGTGATTAAACGCTTACACGCCAAACTTGAAGAATCACCACTTCTGGCTCAATACGATATTTCAGCAAGTATTGGGGTAAGCGAATGGACACCAGGCAGCAATAGCGAAAGCCTAATCCAAAGCGCTGATGAGCAGCTTTACGCTAACAAGTCGGCAACCAGTTAA